Proteins encoded by one window of Sphaerodactylus townsendi isolate TG3544 linkage group LG04, MPM_Stown_v2.3, whole genome shotgun sequence:
- the TPBGL gene encoding trophoblast glycoprotein-like, with amino-acid sequence MAPRPGGAPVAGLLLLLLLPPWAPALPVPGARGCAAPCFCFATPDTLQCRLGRLLEPPADLPASVRNLSIAGANLTVLRPGAFAGGWAGGAAARPLAALTLLLLAHDAIEALQGAAFAGLPALATLDLSHNRLRAVAPDAFAGCARLRTLRLNQALAPDARALDRLLGAALTNLSLARLEVAGNALRQLPALAALPPSLRLLDARNNSLQAVAAAQLEGPARPRLLLAANPLRCDCAALRPLLRWLRNATREPALRCAAPPALQGWPVARLKASQVGCPEDPAELGLDDDVGRALRPPETASYVFFGIVLALIGLVFLMVLYLNRKGIKRWLNNLREACRDQMEGYHYRYEQDCDPRRAGPGDL; translated from the exons ATGGCGCCGCGGCCCGGAGGCGCCCCCGTGGcgggtctgctgctgctgctgctgctgccgccgtggGCGCCGGCTCTACCGGTGCCGGGAGCGCGGGGCTGCGCGGCGCCCTGCTTCTGCTTCGCCACGCCGGACACGCTGCAGTGCCGCCTGGGCCGCCTGCTGGAGCCGCCCGCCGACCTGCCGGCGTCGGTGCGCAACCTGTCCATCGCCGGCGCCAACCTGACGGTGCTGCGGCCGGGCGCCTTCGCGGGCGGGTGGGCCGGGGGCGCGGCGGCGAGGCCCCtggccgccctgacgctgctgctgctggcccacgACGCCATCGAGGCCCTGCAGGGCGCCGCCTTCGCCGGCCTGCCCGCCCTGGCCACGCTCGACCTGAGCCACAACCGCCTGCGCGCCGTGGCCCCCGACGCCTTCGCCGGCTGCGCCCGGCTGCGCACGCTGCGCCTGAACCAAGCCCTGGCGCCGGACGCGCGCGCGCTGGACCGCCTGCTGGGCGCCGCCCTGACGAACCTCAGCCTGGCCCGCCTGGAGGTGGCCGGCAACGCGCTGCGCCAGCTGCCCGCCCTGGCCGCGCTGCCGCCCTCGCTGCGCCTGCTGGACGCGCGCAACAACTCCCTGCAGGCCGTGGCGGCCGCGCAGCTGGAGGGCCCCGCCCGGCCGCGCCTCCTGCTGGCCGCCAACCCGCTGCGCTGCGACTGCGCCGCCCTGCGCCCCCTCCTGCGCTGGCTGCGCAACGCCACCCGCGAGCCGGCCCTGCGCTGCGCCGcgccgcccgccctgcagggTTGGCCGGTGGCGCGCCTCAAGGCCTCGCAGGTGGGCTGCCCCGAGGACCCCGCCGAGCTGGGCCTGGACGACGACGTGGGGCGTGCCCTCCGCCCGCCCGAGACGGCCTCCTACGTCTTCTTCGGCATCGTGCTGGCGCTCATCGGCCTCGTCTTCCTCATGGTGCTCTACCTCAACCGCAAGGGCATCAAGCGGTGGCTCAACAACCTGCGCGAG GCCTGCCGGGACCAGATGGAGGGGTACCACTACCGCTACGAGCAGGACTGCGACCCCCGGCGGGCCGGCCCCGGAGACCTGTGA